In Pantoea cypripedii, the following proteins share a genomic window:
- the katG gene encoding catalase/peroxidase HPI: MSNSNETTPSAAKCPFHQGADLPAAGGGTNNRDWWPKQLRVDLLNQHSNRSNPLGENFNYREAFSQLDYFALKADLKALLTDSQPWWPADWGNYAGLFIRMAWHSAGTYRMTDGRGGSGRGQQRFSPLNSWPDNVSLDKARRLLWPVKQKYGQKISWADLYILAGNVALENAGFRTFGFGAGREDVWEPDQDVNWGDEKTWLSHRHPEALAKNPLSATEMGLIYVNPEGPNASGDPASAAPAIRATFGNMGMDDEETVALIAGGHTLGKTHGAGAASHVGAEPEAAPLESQGFGWQSSYNSGVGADAITSGLEVVWTQTPTQWSNYFFENLFKYEWVKTHSPAGAIQYEAVDAPEIIPDPFDPAKKRKPTMLVTDLTLRFDPEFEKISRRFLNNPQAFNEAFARAWFKLTHRDMGPIARYLGPEVPKEALIWQDPLPTPSHNPTPADIDNLKAAIADTGLSVGELVSVAWASASTFRGGDKRGGANGARVALAPQNSWEVNASIQPALNKLIAVQQASGKASLADVIVLAGVVGVEQAAQAANVAVKVPFTSGRVDATQEQTDVEAFALLEPGYDGFRNYQRAGTTQEAETQLIDKAQQLTLTPPELTALVGGLRVLGANFDGSDHGVFTSRKGVLSNDFFVNLLDMGNEWKSVDQAKGLYEGRERSSGVVKFSATRADLVFGSNAILRALAEVYASSDGGEKLVHDFVAAWTKVMNLDRF, encoded by the coding sequence ATGAGCAATTCCAACGAAACAACCCCGTCAGCAGCCAAATGCCCTTTCCACCAGGGCGCCGATTTGCCTGCTGCGGGTGGCGGAACCAACAACCGTGACTGGTGGCCTAAGCAGTTGCGTGTCGATTTACTGAATCAGCATTCCAATCGTTCGAATCCCCTCGGTGAAAACTTCAACTATCGCGAAGCCTTTAGCCAGCTCGATTACTTTGCCCTGAAAGCCGACCTGAAAGCACTGCTCACCGACTCTCAACCCTGGTGGCCTGCCGACTGGGGTAACTATGCCGGTCTGTTTATTCGCATGGCCTGGCATAGCGCAGGGACCTACCGTATGACCGATGGTCGCGGCGGTTCCGGTCGCGGTCAGCAGCGCTTTTCGCCTCTGAACTCCTGGCCGGATAACGTCAGCCTGGATAAAGCGCGCCGCCTGCTGTGGCCGGTGAAACAAAAATATGGTCAGAAAATTTCCTGGGCCGACCTCTATATCCTGGCGGGGAACGTGGCGCTGGAAAACGCTGGTTTCCGCACCTTTGGTTTCGGTGCCGGACGTGAGGATGTCTGGGAACCGGATCAGGATGTGAACTGGGGTGATGAGAAAACCTGGTTGAGCCATCGTCATCCTGAAGCGCTGGCGAAAAATCCGCTCTCCGCGACAGAAATGGGCCTGATTTACGTTAACCCGGAAGGTCCGAACGCCAGCGGCGATCCGGCTTCTGCCGCCCCGGCCATCCGTGCCACCTTCGGCAATATGGGCATGGACGATGAAGAAACCGTGGCGCTGATTGCCGGTGGTCATACGCTGGGTAAAACCCACGGTGCCGGTGCAGCCAGCCATGTGGGTGCAGAACCGGAAGCCGCCCCGCTGGAATCACAGGGCTTCGGCTGGCAAAGCAGCTACAACAGCGGTGTCGGTGCGGATGCCATCACTTCCGGCCTGGAAGTGGTATGGACGCAAACCCCGACGCAGTGGAGCAACTACTTCTTCGAGAATCTGTTCAAATACGAGTGGGTTAAAACGCACAGCCCGGCAGGCGCAATCCAGTATGAAGCGGTTGACGCACCGGAAATCATTCCAGACCCGTTTGACCCGGCGAAAAAACGTAAGCCGACCATGCTGGTGACCGACCTGACGCTGCGTTTTGATCCTGAATTCGAGAAAATCTCACGTCGTTTCCTGAATAACCCGCAGGCGTTTAATGAAGCCTTCGCCCGTGCCTGGTTTAAACTGACCCACCGCGATATGGGGCCGATTGCACGTTACTTAGGCCCGGAAGTGCCAAAAGAAGCGTTGATCTGGCAGGATCCGCTGCCGACGCCGTCGCATAACCCGACGCCCGCTGACATCGATAACCTGAAAGCGGCGATTGCCGATACCGGATTGTCGGTGGGTGAGCTGGTCTCTGTTGCCTGGGCTTCAGCCTCAACCTTCCGTGGTGGTGATAAACGCGGTGGTGCCAACGGTGCCCGTGTGGCGTTAGCGCCGCAGAACAGCTGGGAAGTCAATGCCAGCATTCAGCCTGCGTTGAACAAATTGATCGCTGTGCAACAGGCATCCGGTAAAGCTTCGCTGGCCGATGTGATTGTGCTGGCGGGCGTGGTCGGCGTAGAGCAGGCAGCGCAGGCGGCCAATGTGGCGGTGAAAGTGCCGTTCACCTCGGGTCGCGTGGATGCCACTCAGGAGCAAACTGATGTGGAAGCCTTCGCGCTGCTGGAACCGGGCTATGATGGTTTCCGCAATTACCAGCGTGCAGGCACCACTCAGGAAGCTGAAACGCAGCTGATCGATAAAGCACAGCAACTGACGTTAACCCCACCAGAGCTGACGGCGCTGGTCGGTGGTTTGCGCGTACTGGGTGCCAACTTCGATGGTAGCGATCACGGCGTGTTTACCAGCCGTAAGGGTGTGCTGAGCAACGATTTCTTTGTCAATCTGCTGGATATGGGCAATGAGTGGAAATCGGTTGATCAGGCGAAAGGACTGTATGAAGGTCGTGAGCGCAGCAGCGGTGTGGTTAAATTCAGCGCCACCCGTGCCGATCTGGTGTTCGGTTCTAACGCCATTCTGCGCGCGCTGGCGGAAGTGTACGCCAGCAGTGATGGCGGTGAGAAGTTGGTCCATGACTTCGTGGCGGCCTGGACCAAAGTGATGAATCTTGATCGTTTCTAA
- a CDS encoding ArsC family reductase, with amino-acid sequence MFQLYGIKNCDTIKKARRYLEASGIDYRFHDYRVDGVDDALLQSFIDQLGYEPLLNTRGTTWRKLPEAERAAVQDADSAKAIMLAQPAVIKRPVLAAANGDLLVGFNESLYHAFIQEKS; translated from the coding sequence ATGTTCCAGCTCTACGGCATTAAAAATTGTGACACCATTAAAAAAGCTCGCCGATATTTAGAGGCTTCTGGCATCGATTATCGTTTCCATGATTACCGCGTTGATGGCGTGGACGATGCCCTGTTGCAGTCGTTTATTGATCAGCTTGGCTATGAGCCGCTGCTTAACACCCGTGGCACCACCTGGCGCAAACTGCCGGAAGCGGAACGCGCAGCGGTGCAGGATGCTGACAGCGCCAAAGCCATCATGCTGGCACAGCCCGCGGTAATCAAACGTCCGGTACTGGCGGCTGCCAATGGTGACTTGCTGGTCGGCTTCAATGAATCCCTTTATCACGCGTTTATCCAGGAGAAGTCATAA
- the dapE gene encoding succinyl-diaminopimelate desuccinylase, with amino-acid sequence MFCPVIELAQQLIRRPSLSPDDAGCQALLIARLEAIGFTVEPMHIDDTLNFWATRGQGETLAFAGHTDVVPPGDANRWINPPFEPTIRDGMLFGRGAADMKGSLAAMVVAAERFVAAHPNHKGRLAFLITSDEEASAANGTVKVVERLMARHERMDYCLVGEPSSTEVVGDVVKNGRRGSITANLTIHGVQGHVAYPHLADNPVHRAMPALNELVATEWDQGNEFFPPTSMQIANVQAGTGSNNVIPGEFFVQFNFRFSTELTDQMIRDRVAALLDRYQLHYTLEWKLSGQPFLTSRGKLVDAVVNAVAHYNEIRPQLLTTGGTSDGRFIARMGAQVVELGPVNATIHKINECVKASDLQMLSRMYQRIMEQLIA; translated from the coding sequence ATGTTCTGTCCGGTTATTGAGCTGGCTCAGCAGCTGATTCGCCGTCCTTCCCTCAGCCCGGACGATGCGGGTTGTCAGGCGCTGCTGATTGCCCGACTGGAAGCCATTGGCTTCACCGTGGAACCGATGCACATTGACGATACCCTGAATTTCTGGGCAACGCGTGGTCAGGGAGAAACCCTGGCGTTTGCCGGTCACACCGACGTGGTGCCTCCGGGCGACGCCAACCGCTGGATCAATCCCCCATTCGAACCCACCATCCGCGATGGCATGCTGTTTGGCCGTGGTGCTGCGGATATGAAAGGCTCGCTGGCCGCGATGGTGGTTGCCGCAGAACGTTTCGTCGCCGCGCACCCGAATCACAAGGGCCGCCTCGCCTTTCTGATTACCTCAGACGAAGAAGCCAGCGCCGCTAACGGCACGGTAAAAGTGGTTGAGCGTCTGATGGCGCGTCATGAGCGGATGGATTACTGCCTGGTGGGTGAACCTTCCAGCACCGAAGTGGTGGGTGATGTGGTGAAAAATGGCCGTCGTGGCTCGATCACCGCCAACCTGACCATTCACGGTGTGCAAGGCCACGTAGCTTATCCACATCTGGCGGATAACCCGGTGCATCGCGCCATGCCCGCGTTAAATGAACTGGTCGCTACCGAGTGGGATCAGGGTAACGAATTCTTCCCGCCAACCAGCATGCAAATTGCTAACGTGCAGGCGGGTACCGGCAGCAACAACGTGATCCCCGGCGAGTTTTTCGTACAATTCAATTTCCGTTTCAGCACCGAACTGACCGATCAAATGATCCGCGATCGCGTTGCCGCCCTGCTCGATCGCTACCAGTTGCACTACACGCTGGAGTGGAAACTTTCCGGCCAGCCGTTCCTGACGTCGCGCGGTAAACTGGTGGATGCCGTAGTGAACGCTGTGGCGCACTATAATGAAATCAGGCCGCAGCTGTTAACGACCGGCGGCACCTCTGACGGACGTTTCATCGCCCGTATGGGAGCACAGGTGGTAGAACTCGGTCCGGTGAATGCCACCATTCATAAAATCAATGAGTGCGTGAAGGCGTCAGATTTGCAGATGTTGAGCCGCATGTATCAGCGCATCATGGAACAGCTGATCGCCTGA
- a CDS encoding YpfN family protein: MEWLKEYWWILVILLMVGILMNVYKDLKRIDHKKFMDNKPDLPPHRDFNDKWDDDDDWPKKK; this comes from the coding sequence ATGGAATGGTTGAAAGAGTATTGGTGGATCCTGGTGATCCTGCTGATGGTCGGTATTTTGATGAACGTTTATAAAGACCTGAAACGTATCGATCATAAAAAATTCATGGATAACAAACCGGATCTGCCGCCGCATCGCGATTTCAACGACAAGTGGGACGATGATGACGACTGGCCGAAGAAAAAATAA
- the ypfH gene encoding esterase yields the protein MALHYVIVQQPSTDPAQLFLLYHGVNDNPESMAQIGSWFARAFPEAQVVAVGAPLPGSVPQGRKWFAEIPAHDRSEQQGVNAAMPEFVESVRHWQQQSGVRPEATALIGFSQGSTMVLEGVKAQPDLAGRVVAFSGRYATLPERASTRTTIHLIHGDYDDQIPMQHAEEAAQRLTALGGDVTLDIVEDLPHAIDHRSMELALNHLRYTVPKRYFDEALSGAKPGDDDVVMMV from the coding sequence ATGGCACTACATTATGTAATTGTTCAGCAACCGAGCACCGATCCCGCCCAGCTGTTTCTGCTGTACCACGGCGTGAACGATAACCCGGAATCAATGGCGCAAATTGGCAGCTGGTTTGCCCGTGCTTTCCCGGAAGCGCAGGTGGTGGCGGTTGGCGCGCCTTTGCCCGGCAGCGTTCCCCAGGGGCGTAAATGGTTTGCCGAAATTCCGGCGCACGATCGTTCGGAGCAACAGGGCGTCAACGCGGCGATGCCGGAGTTTGTTGAGTCGGTGCGTCACTGGCAACAGCAGAGTGGCGTGCGGCCTGAAGCGACGGCGCTGATTGGCTTCTCGCAGGGTAGCACCATGGTGCTGGAAGGGGTGAAAGCGCAGCCTGATCTGGCCGGGCGCGTGGTGGCATTCAGCGGACGTTATGCCACGCTGCCGGAGCGTGCCAGTACCCGTACCACCATCCATCTGATTCATGGCGACTATGATGATCAGATCCCGATGCAGCATGCAGAAGAAGCAGCACAGCGCTTAACCGCGCTGGGTGGCGATGTGACGCTGGATATTGTTGAAGATTTGCCACATGCCATTGACCATCGCAGCATGGAACTGGCGCTGAACCATCTGCGCTATACCGTGCCAAAGCGTTATTTTGACGAGGCGCTGAGCGGTGCCAAACCTGGCGATGACGATGTGGTGATGATGGTATAA
- a CDS encoding tRNA(Met) cytidine acetyltransferase TmcA, protein MNLPDISTAMQRAGIRRLCVISGSSDWTQQKASVWRAALPGDWLTISELNVPDVASHPPAALRTLLGREFHHAIFDARHGFHAEAFAALAGTLTAGSWLLLLTPPWQEWATRPDADSLRWADVSQPIATPHFTRQLQQQMLADAQIMLLREGLPVREPATTVFPDWHCQAPQQQQRILQQLLTMPAGVAVITAARGRGKSALAGMLAQQNGHCLVTAPAKVSTDVLAQFAGEHFHFIAPDALLAQEPPPDASWLIIDEAAAIPAPLLSQLVARFPRVLLTTTVQGYEGTGRGFMLRFCASLPDVCYFTLDEPLRWSPEDPLEAWLSHALLFEDAQESEAPAEMTLFPATPELHPEALAAGYRLLSSAHYRTTPLDLRRMLDAPGMRFWLAGTPDNVQGALWLVEEGGLDASLAWAVWAGVRRPRGNLVAQSLAAHAGFPEAATLRSQRISRIAVMAAVRQRGIGSALVAAARQQAQGCDYLSVSFGYTETLWRFWQRCGFTLVRIGSQREASSGCYAAMAMLALTPAAQALQQQAARRLARDWRWLQQLIGLDLPLVAHDAQQVDEDDLALLAGFAWAQRPWEASYAALQRLIRQTPLHLPLLHAILMQKQALSEVARQAGISGRKALMIKLRAEVAQALQQRDASMDVSWQQRLASLQ, encoded by the coding sequence ATGAATTTGCCTGACATCAGCACGGCGATGCAGCGGGCAGGCATTCGCCGTTTATGCGTGATAAGCGGCAGCAGCGACTGGACGCAGCAGAAGGCCAGTGTCTGGCGGGCGGCGTTACCCGGTGACTGGCTGACCATCAGCGAGTTAAACGTACCTGATGTCGCTTCTCACCCGCCAGCAGCACTGCGCACCCTGCTGGGTCGCGAATTTCATCACGCCATTTTCGATGCTCGCCACGGTTTCCATGCGGAAGCCTTTGCCGCACTGGCGGGTACGCTGACCGCCGGAAGCTGGCTGCTGCTACTGACGCCACCCTGGCAGGAATGGGCCACCCGGCCTGATGCCGACAGCCTGCGTTGGGCGGACGTCAGCCAGCCGATTGCCACGCCGCATTTCACCCGTCAGCTGCAACAACAGATGCTGGCGGATGCGCAAATTATGCTGCTGCGTGAAGGGCTTCCGGTGCGGGAACCGGCTACGACCGTTTTTCCTGACTGGCATTGCCAGGCCCCGCAGCAACAGCAGCGCATCCTGCAACAATTGCTCACCATGCCTGCGGGCGTGGCCGTTATCACCGCCGCGCGCGGGCGTGGGAAGTCGGCGCTGGCCGGGATGCTGGCGCAGCAAAATGGTCATTGCCTCGTCACCGCTCCCGCCAAAGTCTCTACCGATGTGCTGGCGCAGTTCGCCGGGGAACATTTTCACTTTATCGCCCCGGATGCGTTGCTGGCGCAGGAACCCCCGCCAGATGCCTCATGGCTGATTATCGACGAAGCCGCTGCCATCCCCGCACCGCTGTTGTCGCAGCTGGTGGCGCGTTTCCCACGGGTATTACTGACCACCACCGTGCAGGGTTACGAAGGCACCGGGCGCGGGTTTATGCTGCGCTTCTGTGCCTCATTGCCGGATGTGTGTTATTTCACGCTGGATGAGCCGCTACGCTGGTCTCCCGAGGATCCGCTGGAAGCCTGGTTGAGTCACGCGTTGTTATTTGAGGATGCGCAGGAGAGCGAGGCCCCAGCTGAGATGACGCTGTTTCCAGCGACGCCGGAGCTTCATCCTGAAGCATTGGCGGCGGGTTATCGTCTGCTTTCCAGTGCGCACTATCGCACCACGCCGCTCGATTTACGGCGCATGCTGGATGCGCCGGGGATGCGTTTCTGGCTGGCCGGGACACCCGACAACGTGCAGGGAGCGCTGTGGCTGGTGGAAGAGGGAGGACTGGATGCTTCACTGGCCTGGGCGGTATGGGCTGGGGTGCGCCGTCCGCGCGGCAACCTGGTGGCTCAGTCGCTGGCGGCCCATGCGGGCTTTCCTGAGGCTGCCACGCTGCGTTCACAGCGTATCAGCCGTATCGCGGTGATGGCCGCCGTGCGGCAACGCGGCATCGGTAGCGCGCTGGTGGCGGCTGCGCGTCAGCAGGCACAGGGCTGCGATTATCTCTCGGTCAGTTTTGGTTATACGGAAACCTTGTGGCGCTTCTGGCAGCGCTGTGGTTTCACTCTGGTGCGCATCGGTTCCCAGCGCGAAGCCAGCAGCGGCTGCTATGCCGCGATGGCAATGCTGGCGCTGACGCCAGCCGCGCAGGCGTTACAGCAGCAGGCGGCACGGCGTCTGGCGCGTGACTGGCGCTGGCTGCAACAGTTAATCGGGCTGGATTTACCGCTGGTGGCGCATGATGCGCAGCAAGTTGATGAAGATGACCTCGCGCTGCTTGCCGGTTTTGCCTGGGCGCAACGTCCGTGGGAGGCCAGCTATGCCGCGTTACAGCGTCTGATACGCCAGACCCCGCTGCATCTGCCGCTGTTACACGCCATACTTATGCAAAAACAAGCGCTGAGTGAGGTGGCTCGTCAGGCCGGGATCAGCGGGCGCAAAGCATTGATGATAAAGCTACGTGCCGAGGTGGCTCAGGCGCTGCAACAGCGGGACGCCAGCATGGACGTAAGCTGGCAACAGCGGCTTGCTTCGTTGCAATAA
- a CDS encoding neutral zinc metallopeptidase — MRWQGRRESDNVEDRRDQSPGGYEGRQIRLPRGKGGIILLIIVAVAGYYGYDLTALFEGGGNLTPTTQQHQRANPAQDEAAKFTSVILATTEDTWSKLFQQMGKQYVPPKLVMYRGATRTGCGTGQSVMGPFYCPTDQTVYIDLSFYDEMKTKLGAGGDFAQGYVIAHEVGHHVQKLLGIEPKVRQMQQGASQTQVNQLSVKMELQADCFAGVWGHYMQQQNILEVGDLQEALNAAEAIGDDRLQQKSQGRVVPDSFTHGTSQQRYTWFKRGFDSGNPGQCNTFATNG; from the coding sequence ATGCGCTGGCAGGGACGTCGCGAAAGCGACAATGTGGAAGACCGACGTGACCAGTCGCCAGGTGGTTACGAGGGGCGACAAATACGTCTGCCGCGTGGTAAAGGCGGTATCATCTTATTAATCATCGTCGCAGTGGCCGGTTATTACGGCTATGACCTGACGGCGCTGTTCGAAGGTGGCGGCAACCTCACTCCCACCACTCAGCAACATCAACGCGCCAACCCGGCGCAGGATGAAGCGGCAAAATTCACCTCGGTGATTCTGGCCACCACCGAAGATACCTGGAGCAAGCTGTTCCAGCAGATGGGCAAGCAGTACGTGCCGCCCAAACTGGTGATGTATCGTGGTGCCACCCGCACCGGTTGTGGCACCGGTCAGTCAGTGATGGGACCGTTCTACTGCCCAACGGATCAAACCGTTTATATCGACCTGTCATTTTACGATGAGATGAAAACCAAACTCGGCGCGGGGGGGGACTTTGCCCAGGGCTATGTGATCGCCCACGAAGTCGGCCATCACGTACAGAAACTGCTGGGTATCGAACCGAAAGTGCGCCAGATGCAGCAGGGTGCCAGCCAGACGCAGGTCAATCAGCTCTCGGTGAAAATGGAGCTACAGGCAGACTGCTTTGCCGGTGTCTGGGGCCATTATATGCAGCAGCAGAATATCCTCGAAGTGGGTGATTTGCAGGAAGCCCTGAATGCCGCCGAGGCGATTGGTGATGACCGCCTGCAACAAAAAAGCCAGGGGCGGGTGGTGCCGGACAGCTTTACCCACGGCACCTCGCAGCAGCGTTATACCTGGTTTAAACGCGGTTTCGACAGCGGTAATCCCGGGCAATGCAACACCTTCGCCACTAACGGATGA
- the purC gene encoding phosphoribosylaminoimidazolesuccinocarboxamide synthase translates to MQKRAELYRGKAKTVYSTDNPDLLVLEFRNDTSAGDGARIEQFDRKGMVNNKFNHFIMTKLQEAGIPTQMEALLSDNEALVKKLEMVPVECVVRNRAAGSLVKRLGVEEGMLLNPPLFDLFLKDDAKHDPMVNESYCETFGWVSKENLARMRELTYKANDVLSKMFDDAGLILVDFKLEFGLFKGEVVLGDEFSPDGARLWDKETMDKMDKDRFRQSLGGLIEAYEEVAHRLGVKLD, encoded by the coding sequence TCGCGGTAAAGCGAAAACCGTATACAGCACCGACAATCCGGATCTGCTGGTACTTGAATTCCGCAACGATACGTCAGCAGGAGACGGTGCACGAATCGAGCAGTTTGATCGCAAAGGGATGGTGAATAACAAGTTCAACCATTTCATCATGACCAAATTGCAGGAAGCGGGCATTCCGACCCAGATGGAAGCGCTGCTGTCGGATAACGAAGCGCTGGTGAAAAAGCTGGAGATGGTGCCGGTGGAGTGCGTGGTGCGCAACCGTGCGGCAGGATCGCTGGTAAAACGTCTGGGTGTGGAAGAGGGCATGTTGCTCAATCCACCGCTGTTTGATCTCTTCCTGAAAGATGACGCCAAACACGACCCGATGGTGAACGAATCTTACTGCGAAACCTTCGGCTGGGTGAGTAAAGAGAATCTGGCGCGTATGCGTGAGCTGACCTACAAAGCCAACGACGTGCTGAGCAAAATGTTTGATGACGCCGGTCTGATCCTGGTGGACTTCAAGCTGGAGTTTGGTCTGTTCAAAGGCGAAGTGGTGCTGGGCGATGAGTTCTCGCCAGACGGCGCGCGTCTGTGGGACAAAGAAACCATGGACAAAATGGACAAAGACCGTTTCCGTCAGAGCCTCGGTGGCCTGATCGAAGCCTATGAAGAAGTGGCGCACCGCCTGGGTGTGAAACTGGATTAA